DNA from Gambusia affinis linkage group LG06, SWU_Gaff_1.0, whole genome shotgun sequence:
CTGAGCAACATGCTGATTTACATCACTGGAGACCCATATGTCACCTTCACACTAACAAGCTCAACAGGTTCAGTTCAATACAATCTGCTTTTAACCTAGTATGGCTCCACCTGTTGGTGGCCTGTTGTAataacacaaagtcttaccaagtctttatttgaagggatgtgggtagtaactagttacatttactcagttacatttacttggaaaaatttacttttaggagtatttttactgcgctgtgctttttactttttcttgagtaattttattctgaagtattttttctcatacttcagtaaaatttctggattttcttccagaaaacatgaaaaccatgaaaacaaacatgttttaaccaaaactccACCAGACGGACACACCTGCAGattctgttaaagttttttattgaaagaaactgattcagaaaaatgttctttgcctgattttgtgattttgtaatTATGATATTTATATGAGACCTTTTGGTCTTTCTGGTACTGAtggtgtcatttttaaatattagatgATTGATAATTGggtcagttactcagtacttgagtaaacatttaactttcatGAAGATTCCTTCTCTTTCAGGTGTTATCAGTCTTCAGGTCTTctaataaagtgttaccaaaatatcttagcacacttgaaataaaagagaaataaattacaacTAACTTTTTTTAGGCAGTACTGAATTATTCACTTCTTTTGCTTATATAAACAGCTACATTTGTTAACATTTATTGTAACTTGCAGGAGTTTCTCAGACCTCCAGTAAGTCCACAGGCTCCCTGGGTTTGTTTTCTAGCTTAGGAACCCTGTGGTTGTTAACCGTGAACCCTGAGAACCAGACAGGGTGGTGGGCGATCACACTCAACTGCTACACAGTCTGCACAGTCAAGGTCACAGGTGAAGAAATAAAGGTCAGAGGCTttagatctttattttttccaaatctgagatttattttctttttgtgtgaattCATTAGGTCAGAGTTCCTTGAACTTTGTCTACAACCTCGTTGAACCACAAGAGGGCACCAACAGCAGCGTCATTCCCAAGGAAGGACGTCCCTCCACAGGTCAGAACccaaaatataacaatattAACGCTCCTGAAGCGGCTTGCTGCTGGTGTTTTGCGTATGATCTTACGTAGGTTTTCTGGTAATCTTTGAACTGACTGTGGATGGGGTTCCTTTTTGGGAATGTTCAGACCTCTTGACCTCACATCTGCTTCATTTCAGGATTGCCGAATAAGCCAACTCATCACAATTGTTATACTTATCTATCCAAACATCTCGCTTCTTAAGCGATATTTGGTCCAGTTTTGTGCTTCGCAGGTTAGCAGGGGAAAGAGCGTTCAGGTCAAATTCACCTTTAGTAGCGCCAGATTTCCTCAGTAAAAAACAACTCCATAACACAGCTGAGAaatcagcaaggaggtggtggagtcatgctgtgggctgacatggagagagagagagacagctggtcggccccttcagagtccatgaaggtgtgaaaatgacctcagcaaagtatctggactttctgactgatcactttctgtcTTGGTCCAGAAAGAGTCGAACCTTCAGcagtaaaatcattttcatcatGATGATGAACCATCTGATGCTGAAGGAAAACCACTGAGTCATCGGCTGCTATGGGCagaaactcatggtgaggtcaccatcctcctctgacctctgaccccaaccCTACTGAGAACCTCTGGACTTTCCTCCAGCAGAAGATCTGAATCCAGTTCAGATCAACCAGCAGCtctggaaggttttctgacgtcctgcagagaaattcaacagaaacttTCAGAAACTCAAAGTTAAAGGATGAAGAATTGTTCTGATACCAGAGAaggttctgttaacatggaaccggttctgttaacatggaaccggttctgttgacatggaaccggttctgttgacatggaaccggttctgttgacatggaaccggttctgttgacatggaaccggttctgttgacatggaaccggttctgttgacatggaaccggttctgttaagATGTTTCTGATTGAAATAACTCTGATTTTCGTAcatgtgatgctgcacattcacaCAATGATCGtctgcagttctttataatccataaaatgtttagaaaatctgctgtcagAATAATTTGGAATACGTTGTACAGAAgaactgaactaaagtaaaacagaaacaagactgatcaaataaaaagaaactatggaaaacaaaataataaataaacctcAAAGCAGCTCAGGATCCTAACagacaactttttttgtttcaatacaGCAAACACTCTTCCAATCTTCAGATCTACATTTCTCTCCTacgaaacaaacaaacaatcagatgactttatttgttgtgtttcagtttggACTCCTCTGTCCTGAACTCTCAGTGTCTCCGTCTCTTCTCTGATCTGTAGGTGAAAACGTCACTCTGTGGGTCACCGTCACAGGAAGTGACACAGCTACAGTCAGAGACGTCACTCTGTTAGACTTCTCCACATCAACACAAGTCAATGGATCAGTCCAGGTAAGCAACGTTCTCTTTGTAGATCAATTCACTTCTTCAAGAGATTCACTCCAGATTATGACCAAACTCCtttctgtaaaatcacagaAATTAAATATCAGTTCAGCAGGAAATAGTCTTAATGTGGAATGCCTCAAGTAGGTAAATCTGGTAAAATTACAGAAGAGGATTATgctgacttttttctcaaaattctgacttttgatctcaAAAGATTAAAGTCtgatttctgagaaaaaaggaaaattatgaGATTaacgttttgtgtttttttcttttcagtggcTGTAATTCTCGAACATATAAGACACACAAAGCATAGTAAAAAAGACAATACTGAGTCTAAATAATAGTTTTTGATGCATAATTTGGTGGAAACACTGAATAGATTGGGAGCCGAATGAGGAAccaagtttttgtgttttgttttttggacagTCGATAGGAAACAGCGACTATCTGGTGACGTTCAGTGAAGTCCCGGCGCGGAGCTTCCTGGTTCGGCTGACGGGACAGGAGACGAACTCTGCCTCCACACCGAGCAGCTTCCAGAGACAGGCTGACACACAGATCACAACCTCCCGTCTCTCTCTTACCGTCAGTACCCTTTCTGTCCACTCCGGTCTCAAAGGTGTGCCCACCACTGTGAAATATACACAAAGGGACAAACAGCATGGTTATCTGAAGGATGTGGTCCGCGGGCGTCCCCTAGTGGTCAGTGAGATACCGCATGTAAACAACTGAGCTCAAAGTGCAACGCTACGGTTAGCTTACCAAAGTACAGTGTTTAAAAATAGTAATGGATAAATGGCTTAACACTGGGTCactaaaaaacagaacatttcagtgGAAAGTTTCTCAGGGTGAGTTGcagagcttttgtttttgaacactaTTCTGATCCGTAGCATGTCCTACGCATGAGGAAATAGGTCTGAATGCGACATGATGGTGATGAGGCGGTGAACAGCGCTGCGCCCCACACTGACCAGCTGCATCTtacaatctaaaataaaatgatttgtgtTAGGCTACCTGTAATGGACGCCCCATCACAGGTATGGatgggtgaccccacctctggGCCGTCGACCTCTGGACCCCTGGTGACCCCAGTGGgataagggtgtaagaaaaaggatggatggatgttgagCTACCtactggctgaaagaaaatgtctgtttttgccAACTCTACTTACgtctattttttcattattatgctTCTAAATTACATATAtccctaaaatgtttttagtgcACACAACACTGAGAGCTTTTTCAACTTCCATGTGTTTTCTATCATTGGAAAGCTTAGAATCTAATACTCAGAACTTGTCATGGTTTTATTGTGGCCAGTCACTTATAAAACAGCGCCACCTTTCACACAAAGACAGTGAGTTAAGAGACCTATACATTTCAGGTTGTATATATTAAGATGTGTTATTGCAGGGGCAATTTCAATTCAGGTGGTGCAtgagtgtttgttaaatgggGGAAGTGATCTTTGGCCTGAAAGCTTTAGGCATAtagcactggaaaaaaaaaaggtttagtttagttacttttttagtaaaattcctaaaagataaaacaaaataacacatatGTGCACATACATAGTTTTACTCTTGAGTTTCATAAAATGGACAATATAGACCTGACTTCAGATGTGATTTCATTAAGTTGATTACTATGTTGAATCAGTTTTTGATCAAGACTTtagaattgaattgaattgaactgaatttgaatgAAATCAGTCCTTTCATTGATCGAATTGATGACTGTGGTTACCTCAACAAAAGATGATTCAAGATACCATTTTTAACCAGAATTACTCCATCGATTTAAAACCAAACActattttcctttcctttatACCAGGCTCAAGCTGACAGCCTGATTATTGAACCTGGCTCCAGCATCTCCGTATCTTTCACCGTATCCTCAGTGGAAACTGGAACATTCATCATACAAGCCAGCAATGACCGCGACTTTGACATGGTACAGACTCCCTCGGTGAGCATCGGCGCAGGTGATGGTGGTCAAGCTAGTGACATGGTGGTGTTAATAGCTCCAGCCAGTGCTGCTTCAGGAACAGATGTTTCCCTCACTATTGTTGCTGAGAACGCTGATGGGACGGAAATGAACTATGTGGTGCTCAGGTTTTCAGTAGCTATCAAGGTGAGACATGACACAGCTGGGTATGTTCAGAAATCAGATACTTGAATCTGATTTCTGAACACAACAACAAGTTGGAGGgttatcagtttttaaaataattttccttaaCCTCGTTTACCTCCTTTTCTGTCCAGGTAACTGACCATTCTTCTCCAGTGTGCCAGGTAGACAGAATGTCAGGTGTTTGTCcagcctctcctctcctctgtgcATCTGTCCAGTGGGAGCTTGTTGTTAATTTCACAGATGGAATCAATGGGACTGGAATTGAAACAATTTCTCTACGCCAAGGGAATGGTACTTTCAGTACCAGCAATGTGGTTGGAGTAGGGGGGGAGAATATAACAGTAGTTTCTTACAGCTCCACCTGCTGTTCACAGAGTGTACAGCTAGCTGCTGTAGACAGAGTGGGAAATGTGGGCATATGTACAGAAACCGCAATAACCCTTACTACAACTGCCCCAAGTAGCACAACTTCACTTGTGACCAACATCAATCATATAACCACAACCATTCCTGTGCTCGACTCCACCTCTGCTTCTGCAACAATGCTTATCACTGAGAACACAGCAGTAGTCCCACTGATGGCTTGGAACAACATCACTCCTGAGACCACACCAATGGTCATGACCAACACCACTCCTGAGACCACACCAATGGTCATGACCAACACCACTCCTGAGACCACACCAATGGTCATGATCAACACCACTCCTGAGACCACACCAATGCTCATGACCAACACCACTCCTGAGACCACACCAATGCTCATGACCAACACCACTCCTGAGACCACACCAATGCTCATGACCAACACCACTCCTGAGACTACACCAATGCTCATGACCAACACCACTCCTGAGACCACACCAATGGTCATGACCAACACCACTCCTGAGACCACACCAATGGTCATGACCAACACCACTCCTGAGACCACACCAATGCTCATGACCAACACCACTCCTGAGACCACACCAATGGTCATGACCAACACCACTCCTGAGACCACACCAATGGTCATGACCAACACCACTCCTGAGACCACACCAATGGTCATGACCAATACCACTCCTGAGACCACACCAATGGTCATGACCAACACCACTCCTGAGACCACACCAATGGTCATGACCAACACCACTCCTGAGACCACACCAATGCTCATGACCAACACCACTCCTGAGACCACACCAATGCTCATGACCAACACCACTCCTGAGACCACACCAATGCTCATGACCAACACCACTCCTGAGACCACACCAATGCTCATGACCAACACCACTCCTGAGACCACACCAATGCTCATGACCAACACCACTCCTGAGACCACACCAATGGTCATGACCAACACCACTCCTGAGACCACACCAATGCTCATGACCAACACCACTCCTGAGACCACACCAATGCTCATGACCAACACCACTCCTGAGACCACACCAATGCTCATGACCAACACCACTCCTGAGACCAACCCAATGGTCATGACCAACACCACTCCTGAGACCACACCAATGGTCATGACCAACACCACTCCTGAGACCACACCAATGATCATGACCAATACCACTCCTGAGACTACACCAATGCTCATGACCAACACCACTCCTGAGACCACACCAATGCTTATGACCAACACCACTCCTGAGACCACACCAATGCTCATGACCAACACAACTCCTGAGACCACACCAATGCTCATGACCAACACCACTCCTGAGACCAACCCAATGGTCATGACCAACACCACTCCTGAGACTACACCAATGGTCATGACCAATACCACTCCTGAGACCACACCAATGGTCATGACCAACACCACTCATGAGACTACACCACTGCTCATGACTAACACAACTCCTGAGACCACACCAATGGTCATGACCAACACCACTCATGAGACTACACTAATGGTCATGACCAACACCACTCCTGAGACTACACCACTGCTCATGACTAACACAACTCCTGAGACCACACCAATGGTCATGACCAATACCACTCCTGAGACCACACCAATGCTTATGACCAACATCACTCCTGAGACTACACCACTGCTCATGACTAACACAACTCCTGAGACCACACCAATGATCATGACCAATACCACTCCTGAGACTACACCAATGCTCATGACCAACACCACTCCTGAGACCACACCAATGCTTATGACCAACACCACTCCTGAGACCACACCAATGCTCATGACCAACACAACTCCTGAGACCACACCAATGCTCATGACCAACACCACACATGAGACTACACCAATGCTCATGACCAACATCACACATGAGACTACACCAATGGTCATGACCAACACCACTCATGAGACTACACCACTGCTCATGACTAACACAACTCCTGAGACCACACCAATGGTCATGACCAACACCACTCATGAGACTACACTAATGGTCATGACCAATACCACTCCTGAGACCACACCAATGGTCATGACCAACACCACTCATGAGACTACACCACTGCTCATGACTAACACAACTCCTGAGACCACACCAATGCTCATGACCAACATCACACATGAGACTACACCAATGCTCATGACCAACATCACACATGAGACTACACCAATGGTCATGACCAACATCACACATGAGACTACACCAATGGTCATGACCAACACCACTCTTGAGACTACACCAATGGTCATGACCAACACCACACATGAGACTACACCAATGGTCATGACTAACACAACTCTTGAGACTACACCAATGGTCATGACCAACACCACTCCTGAGACCACACCAATGGTCATGACCAACACCACTCATGAGACCACACCACTGCTCATGACTAACACAACTCCTGAGACCACACCAATGGTCATGACCAACACCAATCCTGAGACCACACCAATGCTCATGACCAACACCACACATGAGACTACACCAATGCTCATGACCAACATCACACATGAGACTACACCAATGGTCATGACCAATACCACTCCTGAGACTACACCAATGCTCTTGACCAACATCACACATGAGACTACACCACTGCTCATGACTAACACAACTCCTGAGACCACACCAATGGTCATGACCAATACCACTCCTGAGACCACACCAATGCTCATGACCAACACCACACATGAGACTACACCAATGCTCATGACCAACATCACACATGAGACTACACCAGTGCTCATGACCAACACCAGTCCTGAGACTACACCAATATCTACGACCAACAACACTCCTGTAACTGTAACCTACACCAGCCCTGGAACTCCAAATGTCTTTCACAATTCAACTCCTGCCCAAACTACAAACAGCTCTGTCATCAGTACAGTTTTTGAAACTGCAGGTGTAACTAACTCAACATCCTCTGGAGGGGACCCTGTATGCTTGTCCTATTCTCTGTGCATTGCAGCTATGATTTGTTCAATCCAAGTATTCTTTAATTAGggaaattgaaatgtttgtaattGACTTGAATGTGTCTCTATAATGGGATTAAATTGACTAAATATTTGTAGTGAATCAGCACTATATTAATTTTATGAATTGAATTGATTTCTCTTTGGGAGTAAATAATTTGAGCAGATTTTAATTGTAGTTCGTGAAGCACTgttaaaattgcatttaatttgttttattttaacttctgttTAATATGcctgtcttttttgtttgagaGGTGGAGGGGGAAGTCATGCAAGAACTGTTAATGTGACACTGTcaactaaataaatgaatattctTACAACTGAGACTTGTCTTATTGAATCTTATTGTAGCCAATAGCACTACTTGCACTGCCCTGTGTTAATAAATGCATTATGACCAAAAATCTGCCTTCTATTCTACTTATAGAATAGGATAAAGGGcgacatttttacaaataactaGTAACCATGATGGACTGGCCTCTTAAAATGGGCTTTGGCCTGACCTTTGACACCACATGGCATGGTTTTATATtagtttttccaaattttgtgTATGACTAACTgcatgtgtaattttattttagattttattgactgccttttctgttttatgcattttattttcccacatttttatgtgttatACTTTGGTCCAACATCATAATTTTATGGACTGTATGACTGAAGCTTGATTGGATCAgattggagttttatttttgcatgactggaaaataaatagaaaatggcaaaaaataaaaataaggctGGGCTGAGCCCCCTGTACTCCAGAGTGTTAGAAACACCCCTggataaaaaactgaaaactattaatgttaaagttttagttCCCAACTCTAATGGTGTGTATTAGTGCAGTGTTTCCAGCCCTgctcctcaaggcacactgacctgcatgtttcagatgttcCCTTGCTTCAACTTCCCATTCAGATGACTACAATTCAGCACAACCCTGCTGGTCAGCCGTCAACTGGAATttgtgtgctgaagcagaggaTTTCCTAAAACATGCATGGCAGTGTACCTCGAGGACCACTGTTGAAAATAGGACACACAcattcgtgtgtgtgtgtgtcctatTCACACTCTCACACGCCTGAGGGtgtgtgatggtgtgtgtgcgcgtgtgcgtgtgcgtgtgcgtgcgtgtgcgtgcgtgtggtTAAAAACTCTTCCTGGTTCTGCTCTTATCTCGTTGCCTTCACTTTGACTTTATCGTTTGAGCTCCTCCATGTTCAAACCTCGTCATGCTAACTAGTCTTGTTAACCAGTTCGCCTCCTGAGGCTCAGACTGCTGGTTAGTTCTGGTTAACATTAACTAGTTGTTAAGTTAGCCAAGCCTGACTGTTAGCGGTGGCTCTCCTGTCTCCAACAGGTAAGCCTTTCggtttaaacttatttttttattattaaactggGTTAAACGGTTAACCAGGTTACTTTAAACCCGCTCCGACTCTGAACTAAGTtagtcttctttgttgttttgagtcggttttcttcttctttggtgtTTATGAACTTGTTTAATTAGCCTGGCGTTAGCCCGGTTAGCCTGCTAGCAGCCTGGGGTAATTTCCAGACTCGCCAGCCGGACTCCAGCAAGAGAAtacttcattaaatattttgttccttCGGTAAAACAATTGCTCACGTAAAACGCACATACTGAATTATGACTGATAAAATGCGGTTATGTTATAATTCGgctcaaataaaactttgaaattaaggtaaaacaacattttttgtattaaattaagTTTCCTTCA
Protein-coding regions in this window:
- the LOC122833018 gene encoding mucin-2-like, producing MAVGSSLHLLAALLLTLPGFAQSFMPNSLFFWVLSHRDVTQTAILRKTAEVCRDVAAAEGRSFTLEITDTLSVNKVQKACSVPLPGFPVSSEMFQAAINSVHHSSDALLSPDPAFHFHSEAFLTGRSLITQGLSSLKDSVKKQNFQAARITLGRICHTLQDFYSHSNWVELGRTTAYRALIRPDQPLENLAGPDVPTCKSCSGLSCSDNILPAVLQQGLLTSGYYNTTSSAKPAGKCSHGGIFDQTSRTEPTGGINKDTDGSSHGQLHRTAADLAMDATVDLLEDIRVAIGDRTFLRLMDISQASALVFVVDTTGSMGYDIAYVKAVTATIINERRGKPIEPFEYILVPFNDPGVGPVTRTTDAMEMLTKINSLTPSGGGDNPEMSMSGLRLALTAAPPSSFIFLFTDAEAKDASLNNVVTALIETTKSKVVPILTQFGARRRRSVVVSPNQLYQDLAQASGGLVIEIDKSQISAISVKTPLIEKLSVGAVVTVLQAAVNPGSPRHFKFLVDTTLSNMLIYITGDPYVTFTLTSSTGVSQTSSKSTGSLGLFSSLGTLWLLTVNPENQTGWWAITLNCYTVCTVKVTGQSSLNFVYNLVEPQEGTNSSVIPKEGRPSTGENVTLWVTVTGSDTATVRDVTLLDFSTSTQVNGSVQSIGNSDYLVTFSEVPARSFLVRLTGQETNSASTPSSFQRQADTQITTSRLSLTAQADSLIIEPGSSISVSFTVSSVETGTFIIQASNDRDFDMVQTPSVSIGAGDGGQASDMVVLIAPASAASGTDVSLTIVAENADGTEMNYVVLRFSVAIKVTDHSSPVCQVDRMSGVCPASPLLCASVQWELVVNFTDGINGTGIETISLRQGNGTFSTSNVVGVGGENITVVSYSSTCCSQSVQLAAVDRVGNVGICTETAITLTTTAPSSTTSLVTNINHITTTIPVLDSTSASATMLITENTAVVPLMAWNNITPETTPMVMTNTTPETTPMVMTNTTPETTPMVMINTTPETTPMLMTNTTPETTPMLMTNTTPETTPMLMTNTTPETTPMLMTNTTPETTPMVMTNTTPETTPMVMTNTTPETTPMLMTNTTPETTPMVMTNTTPETTPMVMTNTTPETTPMVMTNTTPETTPMVMTNTTPETTPMVMTNTTPETTPMLMTNTTPETTPMLMTNTTPETTPMLMTNTTPETTPMLMTNTTPETTPMLMTNTTPETTPMVMTNTTPETTPMLMTNTTPETTPMLMTNTTPETTPMLMTNTTPETNPMVMTNTTPETTPMVMTNTTPETTPMIMTNTTPETTPMLMTNTTPETTPMLMTNTTPETTPMLMTNTTPETTPMLMTNTTPETNPMVMTNTTPETTPMVMTNTTPETTPMVMTNTTHETTPLLMTNTTPETTPMVMTNTTHETTLMVMTNTTPETTPLLMTNTTPETTPMVMTNTTPETTPMLMTNITPETTPLLMTNTTPETTPMIMTNTTPETTPMLMTNTTPETTPMLMTNTTPETTPMLMTNTTPETTPMLMTNTTHETTPMLMTNITHETTPMVMTNTTHETTPLLMTNTTPETTPMVMTNTTHETTLMVMTNTTPETTPMVMTNTTHETTPLLMTNTTPETTPMLMTNITHETTPMLMTNITHETTPMVMTNITHETTPMVMTNTTLETTPMVMTNTTHETTPMVMTNTTLETTPMVMTNTTPETTPMVMTNTTHETTPLLMTNTTPETTPMVMTNTNPETTPMLMTNTTHETTPMLMTNITHETTPMVMTNTTPETTPMLLTNITHETTPLLMTNTTPETTPMVMTNTTPETTPMLMTNTTHETTPMLMTNITHETTPVLMTNTSPETTPISTTNNTPVTVTYTSPGTPNVFHNSTPAQTTNSSVISTVFETAGVTNSTSSGGDPVCLSYSLCIAAMICSIQVFFN